One window of Siniperca chuatsi isolate FFG_IHB_CAS linkage group LG15, ASM2008510v1, whole genome shotgun sequence genomic DNA carries:
- the tnika gene encoding TRAF2 and NCK interacting kinase a isoform X3, producing the protein MASDSPARSLDEIDLSALRDPAGIFELVELVGNGTYGQVYKGRHVKTGQLAAIKVMDVTGDEEEEIKAEINMLKKYSHHRNIATYYGAFIKKNPPGNDDQLWLVMEFCGAGSVTDLIKNTKGNSLKEEWTAYICREILRGLTHLHQHKVIHRDIKGQNVLLTENAEVKLVDFGVSAQLDRTVGRRNTFIGTPYWMAPEVIACDENPDATYDFKSDLWSLGITAIEMAEGAPPLCDMHPMRALFLIPRNPAPRLKSKKWSKKFQSFIESCLVKSHGQRPSTEQLLKHPFIRDLPNERQIRIQLKDHIDRTKKKRGERDETEYEYSGSEEEDEERDMGEPSSIINIPGESTLRRDFLRLQVANKERSDAQRRQQLEQQQNEEHKRLLLAERQKRIEEQKEQRRRLEEQQQRERELRKQHEREQRRRYEEMEQLRREEERRHAEREQEYIRRQLEEEQRQLEILQQQLLQEQALLLVTRALPRVTTAPHLCCVAPYPHCMHPSGSCTEELTTTDCMYSTIKLAGSQRIPQRVQKNCFVSPNHAGPHKEYKRKQVEEQRQAERLQRQLQQERAYLVSLQQQQQQQQQQQQQQEGRQAEKKLYHYKDIINPNDKPAWAKEVSKQQHVKGNPPRSHLRHHQSFNQPASSSGSHGRHRAQAPRRTPSHAAQLLSTHLPRIHISLDPEEPLDPGLKQEISQQVREFRAQKRKGQRGRSPGPIKEHNQTAGQGPSKGPNKSHKEHSSQGPVSQSNPVPNPYLLEPSNQKEKPRDRPLSAPSQAAIQGLMSLDPHLKALQPHPQSPGYVQKPQSGSNSNSVSNPALKLVEERSKLNRQSSPALQHKVSNRISDPSLPPRSESFSSGGMQPARTPPIHRSIEPQIAHLVPVKIHSSSMSGSQSLQDQTGSALSEGISVGSPRPEMPRQNSDPTSDTPGPPLRVTGREERERERDRDRDRTAWLREEDIPPKVPQRTTSISPALVRKNSPNGGVGLGPRTGSQLIRASNPDLRRSELSLDAMLQRTSSNSSSSSSPSSQGGSAERRGQTKQEGSPPGANQEAKPKQEEGRESARPSRPADLSALAKELRELRVEEGSRPPVKVTDYSSSSEDSDSSDEDGETVGHDGTVAVSDIPRIMPAVQSSTESYGGLTEDSLGDAYNSSKDGTLVMREAEEQRRGGHTESNGFGNHSNHGNLPDLVQQSNSPSATPTTALQELGDMAEFGVGGSKASFTPFVDPRVYQTSPSEDDDENSAAAMFANELLRQEQARLNEARKISVVNVNPTNIRPHSDTPEIRKYKKRFNSEILCAALWGVNLLVGTENGLMLLDRSGQGKVYNLITRRRFLQMDVLEGLNVLVTISGKKNKLRVYYLSWLRNRILHNDPEVEKKQGWITVGELEGCVHYKVVKYERIKFLVIALKNSVEIYAWAPKPYHKFMAFKSFTELQHRPQLVDLTVEEGQRLKVIYGSSVGFHVIDVDSGNPYDIYIPSHCAKQMKIQSQVTPHAIVVLPKTDGMEMLLCYEDEGVYVNTYGRITKDVVLQWGEMPTSVAYIHSNQIMGWGEKAIEIRSVETGHLDGVFMHKRAQRLKFLCERNDKVFFASVRSGGSSQVFFMTLNRNSMMNW; encoded by the exons gatgaggaagaggagattaAAGCCGAAATTAACATGCTGAAGAAGTACAGTCACCACCGGAACATCGCCACCTACTATGGAGCTTTCATCAAGAAAAACCCTCCTGGCAACGATGACCAGCTATGG CTGGTCATGGAGTTCTGTGGAGCTGGCTCAGTGACAGACCTGATCAAGAACACCAAGGGCAACTCTCTGAAAGAGGAGTGGACTGCTTACATCTGCCGAGAGATTCTCAGG GGTCTGACTCATCTCCATCAGCACAAGGTCATCCACAGGGACATCAAGGGACAGAATGTCCTGCTGACTGAGAACGCAGAGGTCAAACTAG TGGACTTTGGTGTTTCAGCCCAGTTGGACAGAACAGTAGGAAGGAGGAACACGTTTATCGGGACGCCATATTGGATGGCACCAGAGGTTATCGCTTGTGACGAGAACCCTGACGCCACGTACGACTTCAAG AGTGATTTATGGTCACTAGGAATCACAGCAATAGAGATGGCTGAAGGAGCACCAC CGCTGTGTGACATGCACCCAATGAGAGCCCTCTTCCTCATCCCACGCAACCCCGCCCCCAGACTCAAGTCAAAGAAGTG GTCAAAGAAGTTCCAGTCGTTCATAGAGAGCTGTCTGGTAAAGAGCCACGGCCAGAGACCCAGCACAGAGCAGCTCCTCAAACACCCGTTCATCAGAGACCTGCCCAATGAGAGGCAGATCCGCATCCAGCTGAAGGACCACATCGACCGCaccaagaagaagagaggagagaggg ATGAGACAGAGTATGAGTACAGTGGTagtgaagaggaggatgaagaaagAGACATGGGCGAACCAAG CTCCATCATCAACATCCCTGGAGAGTCGACCCTGAGGCGGGACTTCCTGCGCCTCCAGGTGGCCAATAAGGAGCGTTCGGATGcgcagcggcggcagcagctGGAGCAACAGCAGAATGAGGAGCACAAGCGCTTATTGTTGGCTGAGAGACAGAAACGTATCGAGGAGCAGAAGGAGCAGAGGAGGCGGCTGGAGGAG cagcagcagcgagaGCGTGAGCTGAGGAAACAGCATGAGAGGGAACAGAGGAGGCGCTACGAGGAAATGGAGCAGCTCCgtagagaagaggagaggaggcatgcagagagagaacag GAGTATATCCGTAGACAGCTGGAAGAGGAACAGAGGCAGTTAGAGATTCTCCAGCAGCAGCTACTACAGGAACAGGCATTACTGCTGGTAACCAGAGCCCTCCCACGTGTTACCACTGCTCCCCATCTGTGCTGTGTGGCCCCCTATCCCCATTGCATGCACCCGAGTGGCAGTTGTACAGAGGAACTGACT ACCACTGATTGCATGTACAGTACCATAAAGTTGGCTGGATCTCAAAGGATTCCCCAGAGGGTgcagaaaaactgttttgtcaGTCCCAATCATGCTGGCCCACACAAG gaGTACAAACGTAAGCAGGTAGAGGAACAGCGGCAGGCGGAGCGGCTACAGAGGCAGCTCCAGCAGGAGAGAGCCTACCTGGTGTCtctacaacagcagcagcaacaacaacagcagcagcagcagcagcaggagggacgGCAAGCAGAGAAGAAGCTTTACCACTACAAAGATATCATCAATCCTAATGACAAGCCTGCCTGGGCTAAAGAG GTCTCAAAGCAGCAACATGTTAAGGGCAATCCACCCCGCTCCCACCTACGACATCACCAGTCATTCAACCAACCGGCTTCATCCTCTGGCTCTCATGGGCGACACAGAGCTCAGGCCCCTAGGCGAACCCCGTCCCATGCTGCCCAGCTCCTCTCCACCCACCTCCCCCGTATCCATATTTCACTAGACCCCGAAGAACCCCTAGATCCAGGGCTGAAGCAGGAGATAAGCCAGCAGGTCAGAGAGTTTAGGGCTCAGAAACGCAAAGGTCAGAGGGGCCGCAGCCCAGGGCCCATTAAGGAACACAACCAGACTGCTGGCCAAGGGCCCAGTAAGGGACCTAATAAGAGTCATAAAGAGCATTCTAGTCAAGGGCCAGTCAGCCAGTCCAATCCAGTACCCAACCCTTATCTTCTGGAGCCCAGTAATCAGAAAGAGAAGCCTAGAGACAGGCCTCTCTCTGCCCCCAGTCAGGCAGCCATCCAGGGGCTAATGTCTCTGGACCCACATCTTAAGGCCCTTCAACCTCATCCTCAGTCCCCAGGATATGTCCAGAAACCCCAGTCTGGATCTAACTCTAACTCTGTTTCCAACCCTGCACTGAAACTG GTGGAGGAGCGATCTAAGCTGAACAGACAGAGCTCCCCAGCGCTGCAGCACAAAGTGTCCAACCGCATCTCcgacccctccctccctccccgtTCCGAGTCCTTCAGCAGCGGTGGCATGCAGCCTGCCCGCACCCCACCCATCCACCGCTCCATCGaaccacag ATTGCTCACCTGGTTCCAGTGAAGATACACTCTAGCTCCATGTCCGGCTCACAGTCTCTGCAGGACCAGACTGGCTCAGCTCTGAGTGAAGGCATCAGCGTGGGCTCCCCCAGGCCCGAGATGCCCCGCCAGAACTCAGACCCCACTTCTGACACCCCTGGACCCCCTCTGCGCGTCACAGGCAGGGAGGAACGGGAACGGGAAAGAGACAGGGATCGTGACAGAACCGCCTGGCTGAGAGAGGAGGACATCCCACCCAAG gtcCCCCAGAGGACCACTTCCATCTCCCCAGCCTTGGTCAGGAAGAACTCCCCTAATGGAGGAGTAGGTCTGGGCCCACGCACAGGTTCTCAGCTCATTCGGGCCAG TAACCCAGACCTGCGGCGCTCAGAGCTCTCTCTGGACGCCATGCTGCAAAGAACTTCCTCCaactcatcatcctcctcctccccttcatCTCAGGGAGGCTCAGCTGAGAGGAGAG GTCAGACCAAGCAGGAAGGATCCCCTCCAGGAGCCAATCAGGAGGCAAAGCCCAAACAGGAAGAGGGCCGTGAATCAGCTAGACCCAGCAGACCAGCA GACCTAAGTGCACTGGCTAAAGAGCTCAGAGAATTGAGGGTAGAGGAGGGCAGCAGACCTCCAGTCAAG GTGACAGATTACTCATCCTCTAGTGAAGATTCAGATAGCAGCGATGAGGACGGGGAGACGGTGGGGCATGATGGAACTGTTGCTGTTAGCGACATCCCCCGCATCAT gccAGCAGTGCAGAGCAGCACTGAGTCGTATGGAGGGCTGACAGAGGACTCTCTGGGAGATGCCTATAATAGCTCCAAGGACGGCACTCTAGTGATGAGAGAG gcagaggagcagaggagaggtggTCACACTGAGAGTAATGGGTTTGGAAATCACAGTAACCATGGTAACCTCCCTGACCTGGTGCAGCAGAGCAACTCTCCCTCAGCCacacccaccacagccctgcaGGAACTGGGCGACATGGCcgag TTTGGTGTGGGCGGGTCCAAAGCGTCCTTCACCCCATTTGTTGATCCACGTGTCTATCAAACCTCCCCAAGTGAAGACGACGATGAGAACTCAGCGGCAG CCATGTttgcaaatgagctgctgagGCAGGAGCAGGCCAGACTAAACGAAGCCAGAAAGATCTCTGTGGTCAACGTCAACCCTACCAACATCAGAccccacagtgacacaccaGAGATCCGCAAATACAAGAAACGCTTCAACTCTGAGATCCTTTGTGCTGCGCTCTGGG gtgtgaACCTGCTCGTGGGGACAGAGAATGGTCTTATGCTGCTCGACCGAAGTGGACAAGGAAAAGTCTATAACCTGATTACCAGACGGCGCTTCCTACAGATGGATGTGCTGGAGGGGCTCAATGTGCTAGTCACCATATCTG GGAAAAAGAATAAGTTGCGTGTCTACTACTTGTCTTGGCTGAGGAACAGAATATTACACAATGACCCGGAAGTAGAGAAGAAGCAGGGTTGGATTACAGTTGGGGAGCTGGAGGGCTGTGTGCATTACAAAGTTG TTAAATACGAGAGGATTAAGTTCCTGGTGATTGCGCTGAAGAACTCTGTGGAAATCTATGCCTGGGCTCCCAAACCCTACCACAAGTTCATGGCCTTTAAG tcATTCACTGAGTTGCAGCACCGCCCCCAGCTGGTTGACCTGACGGTGGAGGAAGGTCAGAGGTTAAAGGTCATCTATGGCTCCAGCGTGGGCTTCCATGTCATCGACGTAGACTCTGGCAACCCTTACGACATCTACATCCCCTCACAT TGTGCCAAACAGATGAAG ATCCAGAGCCAGGTGACGCCCCATGCCATCGTAGTCCTCCCTAAGACTGATGGAATGGAGATGCTCTTGTGTTACGAGGACGAGGGCGTCTACGTCAACACCTACGGTCGAATCACCAAGGACGTGGTGCTACAGTGGGGAGAGATGCCTACCTCTGTTG cCTACATCCATTCTAATCAGATTATGGGCTGGGGTGAGAAAGCCATAGAGATCCGCTCTGTGGAGACAGGTCATCTGGATGGAGTCTTTATGCACAAGAGAGCCCAGCGACTCAAATTCCTTTGTGAGCGTAACGACAAG gtATTCTTCGCATCGGTGCGTTCGGGAGGTAGCAGCCAAGTTTTTTTCATGACCCTCAACAGAAACTCTATGATGAACTGGTGA
- the tnika gene encoding TRAF2 and NCK interacting kinase a isoform X14, whose translation MASDSPARSLDEIDLSALRDPAGIFELVELVGNGTYGQVYKGRHVKTGQLAAIKVMDVTGDEEEEIKAEINMLKKYSHHRNIATYYGAFIKKNPPGNDDQLWLVMEFCGAGSVTDLIKNTKGNSLKEEWTAYICREILRGLTHLHQHKVIHRDIKGQNVLLTENAEVKLVDFGVSAQLDRTVGRRNTFIGTPYWMAPEVIACDENPDATYDFKSDLWSLGITAIEMAEGAPPLCDMHPMRALFLIPRNPAPRLKSKKWSKKFQSFIESCLVKSHGQRPSTEQLLKHPFIRDLPNERQIRIQLKDHIDRTKKKRGERDETEYEYSGSEEEDEERDMGEPSSIINIPGESTLRRDFLRLQVANKERSDAQRRQQLEQQQNEEHKRLLLAERQKRIEEQKEQRRRLEEQQQRERELRKQHEREQRRRYEEMEQLRREEERRHAEREQEYIRRQLEEEQRQLEILQQQLLQEQALLLEYKRKQVEEQRQAERLQRQLQQERAYLVSLQQQQQQQQQQQQQQEGRQAEKKLYHYKDIINPNDKPAWAKEVSKQQHVKGNPPRSHLRHHQSFNQPASSSGSHGRHRAQAPRRTPSHAAQLLSTHLPRIHISLDPEEPLDPGLKQEISQQVREFRAQKRKGQRGRSPGPIKEHNQTAGQGPSKGPNKSHKEHSSQGPVSQSNPVPNPYLLEPSNQKEKPRDRPLSAPSQAAIQGLMSLDPHLKALQPHPQSPGYVQKPQSGSNSNSVSNPALKLVEERSKLNRQSSPALQHKVSNRISDPSLPPRSESFSSGGMQPARTPPIHRSIEPQIAHLVPVKIHSSSMSGSQSLQDQTGSALSEGISVGSPRPEMPRQNSDPTSDTPGPPLRVTGREERERERDRDRDRTAWLREEDIPPKVPQRTTSISPALVRKNSPNGGVGLGPRTGSQLIRASNPDLRRSELSLDAMLQRTSSNSSSSSSPSSQGGSAERRGQTKQEGSPPGANQEAKPKQEEGRESARPSRPADLSALAKELRELRVEEGSRPPVKVTDYSSSSEDSDSSDEDGETVGHDGTVAVSDIPRIMPAVQSSTESYGGLTEDSLGDAYNSSKDGTLVMREAEEQRRGGHTESNGFGNHSNHGNLPDLVQQSNSPSATPTTALQELGDMAEFGVGGSKASFTPFVDPRVYQTSPSEDDDENSAAAMFANELLRQEQARLNEARKISVVNVNPTNIRPHSDTPEIRKYKKRFNSEILCAALWGVNLLVGTENGLMLLDRSGQGKVYNLITRRRFLQMDVLEGLNVLVTISGKKNKLRVYYLSWLRNRILHNDPEVEKKQGWITVGELEGCVHYKVVKYERIKFLVIALKNSVEIYAWAPKPYHKFMAFKSFTELQHRPQLVDLTVEEGQRLKVIYGSSVGFHVIDVDSGNPYDIYIPSHCAKQMKIQSQVTPHAIVVLPKTDGMEMLLCYEDEGVYVNTYGRITKDVVLQWGEMPTSVAYIHSNQIMGWGEKAIEIRSVETGHLDGVFMHKRAQRLKFLCERNDKVFFASVRSGGSSQVFFMTLNRNSMMNW comes from the exons gatgaggaagaggagattaAAGCCGAAATTAACATGCTGAAGAAGTACAGTCACCACCGGAACATCGCCACCTACTATGGAGCTTTCATCAAGAAAAACCCTCCTGGCAACGATGACCAGCTATGG CTGGTCATGGAGTTCTGTGGAGCTGGCTCAGTGACAGACCTGATCAAGAACACCAAGGGCAACTCTCTGAAAGAGGAGTGGACTGCTTACATCTGCCGAGAGATTCTCAGG GGTCTGACTCATCTCCATCAGCACAAGGTCATCCACAGGGACATCAAGGGACAGAATGTCCTGCTGACTGAGAACGCAGAGGTCAAACTAG TGGACTTTGGTGTTTCAGCCCAGTTGGACAGAACAGTAGGAAGGAGGAACACGTTTATCGGGACGCCATATTGGATGGCACCAGAGGTTATCGCTTGTGACGAGAACCCTGACGCCACGTACGACTTCAAG AGTGATTTATGGTCACTAGGAATCACAGCAATAGAGATGGCTGAAGGAGCACCAC CGCTGTGTGACATGCACCCAATGAGAGCCCTCTTCCTCATCCCACGCAACCCCGCCCCCAGACTCAAGTCAAAGAAGTG GTCAAAGAAGTTCCAGTCGTTCATAGAGAGCTGTCTGGTAAAGAGCCACGGCCAGAGACCCAGCACAGAGCAGCTCCTCAAACACCCGTTCATCAGAGACCTGCCCAATGAGAGGCAGATCCGCATCCAGCTGAAGGACCACATCGACCGCaccaagaagaagagaggagagaggg ATGAGACAGAGTATGAGTACAGTGGTagtgaagaggaggatgaagaaagAGACATGGGCGAACCAAG CTCCATCATCAACATCCCTGGAGAGTCGACCCTGAGGCGGGACTTCCTGCGCCTCCAGGTGGCCAATAAGGAGCGTTCGGATGcgcagcggcggcagcagctGGAGCAACAGCAGAATGAGGAGCACAAGCGCTTATTGTTGGCTGAGAGACAGAAACGTATCGAGGAGCAGAAGGAGCAGAGGAGGCGGCTGGAGGAG cagcagcagcgagaGCGTGAGCTGAGGAAACAGCATGAGAGGGAACAGAGGAGGCGCTACGAGGAAATGGAGCAGCTCCgtagagaagaggagaggaggcatgcagagagagaacag GAGTATATCCGTAGACAGCTGGAAGAGGAACAGAGGCAGTTAGAGATTCTCCAGCAGCAGCTACTACAGGAACAGGCATTACTGCTG gaGTACAAACGTAAGCAGGTAGAGGAACAGCGGCAGGCGGAGCGGCTACAGAGGCAGCTCCAGCAGGAGAGAGCCTACCTGGTGTCtctacaacagcagcagcaacaacaacagcagcagcagcagcagcaggagggacgGCAAGCAGAGAAGAAGCTTTACCACTACAAAGATATCATCAATCCTAATGACAAGCCTGCCTGGGCTAAAGAG GTCTCAAAGCAGCAACATGTTAAGGGCAATCCACCCCGCTCCCACCTACGACATCACCAGTCATTCAACCAACCGGCTTCATCCTCTGGCTCTCATGGGCGACACAGAGCTCAGGCCCCTAGGCGAACCCCGTCCCATGCTGCCCAGCTCCTCTCCACCCACCTCCCCCGTATCCATATTTCACTAGACCCCGAAGAACCCCTAGATCCAGGGCTGAAGCAGGAGATAAGCCAGCAGGTCAGAGAGTTTAGGGCTCAGAAACGCAAAGGTCAGAGGGGCCGCAGCCCAGGGCCCATTAAGGAACACAACCAGACTGCTGGCCAAGGGCCCAGTAAGGGACCTAATAAGAGTCATAAAGAGCATTCTAGTCAAGGGCCAGTCAGCCAGTCCAATCCAGTACCCAACCCTTATCTTCTGGAGCCCAGTAATCAGAAAGAGAAGCCTAGAGACAGGCCTCTCTCTGCCCCCAGTCAGGCAGCCATCCAGGGGCTAATGTCTCTGGACCCACATCTTAAGGCCCTTCAACCTCATCCTCAGTCCCCAGGATATGTCCAGAAACCCCAGTCTGGATCTAACTCTAACTCTGTTTCCAACCCTGCACTGAAACTG GTGGAGGAGCGATCTAAGCTGAACAGACAGAGCTCCCCAGCGCTGCAGCACAAAGTGTCCAACCGCATCTCcgacccctccctccctccccgtTCCGAGTCCTTCAGCAGCGGTGGCATGCAGCCTGCCCGCACCCCACCCATCCACCGCTCCATCGaaccacag ATTGCTCACCTGGTTCCAGTGAAGATACACTCTAGCTCCATGTCCGGCTCACAGTCTCTGCAGGACCAGACTGGCTCAGCTCTGAGTGAAGGCATCAGCGTGGGCTCCCCCAGGCCCGAGATGCCCCGCCAGAACTCAGACCCCACTTCTGACACCCCTGGACCCCCTCTGCGCGTCACAGGCAGGGAGGAACGGGAACGGGAAAGAGACAGGGATCGTGACAGAACCGCCTGGCTGAGAGAGGAGGACATCCCACCCAAG gtcCCCCAGAGGACCACTTCCATCTCCCCAGCCTTGGTCAGGAAGAACTCCCCTAATGGAGGAGTAGGTCTGGGCCCACGCACAGGTTCTCAGCTCATTCGGGCCAG TAACCCAGACCTGCGGCGCTCAGAGCTCTCTCTGGACGCCATGCTGCAAAGAACTTCCTCCaactcatcatcctcctcctccccttcatCTCAGGGAGGCTCAGCTGAGAGGAGAG GTCAGACCAAGCAGGAAGGATCCCCTCCAGGAGCCAATCAGGAGGCAAAGCCCAAACAGGAAGAGGGCCGTGAATCAGCTAGACCCAGCAGACCAGCA GACCTAAGTGCACTGGCTAAAGAGCTCAGAGAATTGAGGGTAGAGGAGGGCAGCAGACCTCCAGTCAAG GTGACAGATTACTCATCCTCTAGTGAAGATTCAGATAGCAGCGATGAGGACGGGGAGACGGTGGGGCATGATGGAACTGTTGCTGTTAGCGACATCCCCCGCATCAT gccAGCAGTGCAGAGCAGCACTGAGTCGTATGGAGGGCTGACAGAGGACTCTCTGGGAGATGCCTATAATAGCTCCAAGGACGGCACTCTAGTGATGAGAGAG gcagaggagcagaggagaggtggTCACACTGAGAGTAATGGGTTTGGAAATCACAGTAACCATGGTAACCTCCCTGACCTGGTGCAGCAGAGCAACTCTCCCTCAGCCacacccaccacagccctgcaGGAACTGGGCGACATGGCcgag TTTGGTGTGGGCGGGTCCAAAGCGTCCTTCACCCCATTTGTTGATCCACGTGTCTATCAAACCTCCCCAAGTGAAGACGACGATGAGAACTCAGCGGCAG CCATGTttgcaaatgagctgctgagGCAGGAGCAGGCCAGACTAAACGAAGCCAGAAAGATCTCTGTGGTCAACGTCAACCCTACCAACATCAGAccccacagtgacacaccaGAGATCCGCAAATACAAGAAACGCTTCAACTCTGAGATCCTTTGTGCTGCGCTCTGGG gtgtgaACCTGCTCGTGGGGACAGAGAATGGTCTTATGCTGCTCGACCGAAGTGGACAAGGAAAAGTCTATAACCTGATTACCAGACGGCGCTTCCTACAGATGGATGTGCTGGAGGGGCTCAATGTGCTAGTCACCATATCTG GGAAAAAGAATAAGTTGCGTGTCTACTACTTGTCTTGGCTGAGGAACAGAATATTACACAATGACCCGGAAGTAGAGAAGAAGCAGGGTTGGATTACAGTTGGGGAGCTGGAGGGCTGTGTGCATTACAAAGTTG TTAAATACGAGAGGATTAAGTTCCTGGTGATTGCGCTGAAGAACTCTGTGGAAATCTATGCCTGGGCTCCCAAACCCTACCACAAGTTCATGGCCTTTAAG tcATTCACTGAGTTGCAGCACCGCCCCCAGCTGGTTGACCTGACGGTGGAGGAAGGTCAGAGGTTAAAGGTCATCTATGGCTCCAGCGTGGGCTTCCATGTCATCGACGTAGACTCTGGCAACCCTTACGACATCTACATCCCCTCACAT TGTGCCAAACAGATGAAG ATCCAGAGCCAGGTGACGCCCCATGCCATCGTAGTCCTCCCTAAGACTGATGGAATGGAGATGCTCTTGTGTTACGAGGACGAGGGCGTCTACGTCAACACCTACGGTCGAATCACCAAGGACGTGGTGCTACAGTGGGGAGAGATGCCTACCTCTGTTG cCTACATCCATTCTAATCAGATTATGGGCTGGGGTGAGAAAGCCATAGAGATCCGCTCTGTGGAGACAGGTCATCTGGATGGAGTCTTTATGCACAAGAGAGCCCAGCGACTCAAATTCCTTTGTGAGCGTAACGACAAG gtATTCTTCGCATCGGTGCGTTCGGGAGGTAGCAGCCAAGTTTTTTTCATGACCCTCAACAGAAACTCTATGATGAACTGGTGA